A genome region from Euphorbia lathyris chromosome 4, ddEupLath1.1, whole genome shotgun sequence includes the following:
- the LOC136227974 gene encoding 17.8 kDa class I heat shock protein-like — translation MSIIPSIFGGRRSNIFDPFSLDVWDPFQDFPMASLVPRSELSNETTAFANTRIDWKETPEAHVFKADLPGLKKEEVKVEVEEGQVLQISGERSRDKEEKNDKWHRVERSSGKFLRRFRLSENAKVDEVKASMENGVLTVTVPKEEVKETRC, via the coding sequence ATGTCTATCATTCCGAGCATCTTCGGCGGCCGGAGAAGCAACATCTTCGATCCATTCTCTCTCGACGTCTGGGATCCCTTCCAGGATTTCCCTATGGCCTCCCTAGTCCCTCGATCGGAGCTATCGAACGAAACAACGGCGTTTGCAAACACAAGAATAGACTGGAAGGAGACACCGGAGGCCCACGTATTCAAAGCAGATCTTCCAGGattgaagaaagaagaagtgaaagtggaggttgaagaaggtcAGGTTTTACAGATAAGTGGAGAGAGAAGCAGagataaagaagaaaagaatgATAAATGGCATAGAGTTGAAAGATCCAGTGGAAAATTCTTGAGGCGGTTCAGGCTGTCGGAAAATGCAAAGGTTGATGAGGTAAAGGCGAGTATGGAGAATGGAGTTCTGACAGTTACAGTGCCTAAAGAGGAAGTTAAAGAAACCAGATGTTAA